A genomic region of Elaeis guineensis isolate ETL-2024a chromosome 9, EG11, whole genome shotgun sequence contains the following coding sequences:
- the LOC105050966 gene encoding multiple organellar RNA editing factor 8, chloroplastic/mitochondrial gives MAGRALISKLPSVPLSPLLSSGFFASRALFFARPSSPLLRLRSLLPLADSFRLPVDGGRGGEVRCFSTRPTTSSLNDPSPNWSNRPPKETILLDGCDFEHWLIVMEPPDPSLTRDEIIDSYIKTLAQVLGSEEEARKSIYSVSTKHYFAFGCKVSEETSYKIKPLPKVRWVLPDSYLDVKNKDYGGEPFIDGKAVPYDPKYHEEWVRNNARANERSRRNDRPRNFDRSRNFERRRENMQNFQNRDAPPMPNQNFQSQDGQNPMPPPPPQNAMPPRDIPPREMPPPPNRDYNAMPPNVGGMPQNYQSQMPPNPQSSYVPNSGPGYPGSQGYQGGSPGGGMPSGPGYQGGVHGYQGGSPGGGMPGSPGHQGGGPGYQGGVHGYQGSSLGGGRPGSPSYQGGAPGYQGGSPGYQGGGPGHQGGGQTYQGGGSGYQQAGPTYQGGSPNYQQGGPAYQEGASAYQRRDMPGRDYQ, from the exons ATGGCGGGCCGAGCCCTAATCTCGAAGCTCCCCTCGgtccccctctcccctctcctctcctctggATTCTTCGCCTCCCGAGCTCTCTTCTTTGCCcgtccctcttcccctctcctcCGCCTCCGCTCTCTCCTCCCACTTGCCGACTCCTTCCGCCTCCCCGTCGACGGCGGCCGCGGCGGCGAGGTCCGGTGCTTCTCGACCCGGCCTACGACGTCGTCGCTCAACGATCCTTCGCCGAACTGGAGCAACCGGCCGCCCAAGGAGACTATCCTTCTCGACGGGTGCGACTTCGAGCACTGGCTCATCGTCATGGAGCCCCCCGATCCCAGTCTTACCCGCGACGAGATCATCGACAGCTACATTAAGACCCTCGCTCAGGTCCTCGGAAG TGAGGAAGAAGCAAGGAAATCGATATATTCAGTGTCTACAAAGCACTACTTTGCTTTTGGATGCAAGGTTTCTGAAGAGACATCATACAAGATCAAGC CTCTTCCAAAGGTGCGCTGGGTTCTTCCTGATTCTTACTTGGATGTTAAGAACAAAGATTACGGAG GGGAACCATTCATAGACGGTAAAGCTGTTCCTTACGACCCAAAGTACCATGAAGAATGGGTCCGGAATAATGCTCGTGCAAATGAGAGATCTAGGCGCAATGACAGACCTCGTAATTTTGATAGGTCAAGGAACTTtgaaaggagaagggagaatatgCAGAACTTCCAAAACAGAGATGCGCCTCCGATGCCAAATCAGAACTTCCAAAGCCAGGATGGTCAGAACCCTATGCCACCTCCTCCACCACAAAATGCCATGCCACCCCGAGACATACCTCCTAGAGAGATGCCTCCACCACCGAACCGTGACTACAATGCCATGCCTCCTAATGTGGGTGGTATGCCTCAGAACTACCAGAGCCAAATGCCTCCTAACCCTCAGAGCAGCTATGTGCCAAACAGTGGACCTGGTTATCCAGGAAGCCAGGGCTATCAAGGAGGCAGTCCTGGTGGTGGAATGCCTAGTGGCCCTGGTTATCAAGGAGGCGTCCATGGGTATCAAGGGGGTAGCCCTGGGGGTGGGATGCCAGGATCCCCTGGTCATCAGGGAGGTGGCCCAGGTTATCAAGGAGGCGTCCATGGGTATCAAGGGAGTAGCCTTGGGGGTGGGAGGCCAGGATCCCCCAGTTATCAGGGAGGTGCCCCAGGTTATCAAGGTGGCAGCCCTGGTTATCAGGGAGGGGGCCCTGGCCATCAGGGAGGTGGTCAAACATATCAAGGGGGTGGCTCTGGGTACCAGCAGGCTGGACCTACTTATCAGGGAGGCAGCCCTAACTATCAGCAGGGCGGACCTGCTTATCAAGAAGGCGCTTCTGCTTATCAAAGGAGAGACATGCCTGGAAGGGATTACCAATAG
- the LOC105050967 gene encoding U-box domain-containing protein 44 isoform X1: MDMIGFGARDEFLKRLVDDLSLLITEAEDVTIEKESFRRFSKYVDHLRALLQDLRAKRVYDKPEWAASSSVLQKLHSEVRKARDIIKAYNSGSRLQLLLKCKTMLSQLKKSADEIASIIQQLSLAKLDSMLQLKSKADEIIHGMWSVEFKSAAATEAIVSEIEESIAQNSRSQDHTMRLLHQIADAVGAAPNVSLVRSEIALLKQEKEEMEAQKQHAEALQLSQLIHLLYSSEMITSPPPESPTIMSPRNYLINSFTCPLSCKLMEDPVAIVCGHSFERNAILEYFRIGMKVCPTCNNELSSLDVTQNISLRSSIQEWKQRNAKLRLQSAVSSLDSDDHEVLNEALEILLAVMENTSYIAEVSQHGIAARLVDLLKTGEVNTKAALKCICHLAHYSEENKKTIAAKGVIRCIVKQFCRGETEPEGLVILLELSENEVFADMIGKTKDSIPCLVSLLQNSNPDISQKALNVLGNLSCNINFVIKMAEAGYFEPFLACFQQGNSETRANMAKELTRMHLWESTARHFDNERFISALTKTLYSSSQDYKLKCLGCIKKLLAFPRLVRKFLSDRNTIPALHGLIQSTISNQQLKQEAMEILLLLVEASEPNDYQTNPSLEELHSQHNINVFLQLASTANTQIKASFLHLLLLMAQKSENARLQIRSDQSVIAHLFSILEGDSRREVRVQVLKLTCSIAEGHPAGVQLPPSPLKETAIATLLNIFTSSTNTEERSAAAGIIGRLPSDDTTINEMLCKSETLKAIHEVVCANDSRYQGMSRESPSPLATTSNCLLENTLAVLLRYTEPNKPELQRQVSKLNVSPSLIHVLSTGSSLAKQRAAIALYHLSQSSHPDTATTTAMADQAQGFFLLFQFRRLLQLKSWCGSSTAALHQSLCTVHGSACSSRHALCLVEAGAVGPLVQTVVSELATSASEAALVALDTLLKDDAYLSSAAAVIVENQGMTAILEVLDKGRLSTKEVALDLFYKILRHSEIAREQSLRSRGILISLLRVDQLKKKAALVLSQMDAIPHQSSYF; this comes from the exons ATGGATATGATAGGATTCGGTGCGAGGGATGAGTTCTTGAAGAGACTGGTGGATGATCTATCACTGCTTATTACTGAGGCTGAAGATGTGACAATAGAGAAGGAGAGCTTTCGGAGATTCTCGAAATATGTAGATCATCTGAGGGCTCTTCTCCAAGATCTCCGAGCCAAGAGGGTCTACGACAAGCCCGAGTGGGCAGCCTCAAGTTCTGTGCTACAGAAATTGCATTCTGAAGTCAGGAAAGCCCGGGATATCATCAAGGCTTACAATTCAGGGAGCCGGCTTCAGCTCCTCCTCAAGTGCAAGACCATGCTGTCCCAGCTGAAGAAATCAGCCGACGAGATCGCCAGCATCATTCAGCAGCTCTCCTTGGCCAAACTCGATTCGATGCTACAATTGAAATCCAAGGCTGATGAGATCATTCACGGCATGTGGTCAGTCGAATTCAAATCGGCGGCAGCAACTGAGGCCATAGTCTCTGAGATTGAGGAATCCATTGCACAGAATAGCAGGAGCCAAGACCATACGATGAGGCTTTTACATCAGATTGCAGATGCTGTTGGTGCTGCACCAAATGTCTCCCTTGTAAGAAGCGAAATTGCGCTGCTGAAGCAGGAAAAGGAAGAGATGGAAGCTCAAAAGCAGCACGCTGAAGCACTCCAGCTATCACAGCTGATACATCTCTTGTACAGCTCGGAGATGATCACGAGCCCACCACCAGAAAGCCCCACCATCATGAGCCCACGGAACTACCTGATCAATTCCTTCACATGCCCCCTCAGCTGCAAGCTCATGGAAGACCCGGTCGCCATTGTTTGTGGGCATAGCTTTGAGAGGAACGCCATTCTCGAATACTTCCGAATCGGAATGAAGGTGTGCCCAACCTGCAATAACGAGCTCTCTTCTCTGGATGTAACCCAGAACATCTCGCTGCGCAGTTCGATTCAAGAATGGAAGCAGAGAAATGCCAAGCTCAGGCTACAGAGTGCAGTATCCAGCTTAGACTCAGATGATCATGAAGTGTTGAACGAAGCACTTGAGATTCTACTCGCCGTAATGGAGAACACCAGTTACATAGCTGAAGTTTCACAACATGGTATTGCTGCAAGGCTGGTGGATTTACTGAAAACTGGTGAAGTGAACACCAAGGCAGCTCTCAAGTGCATCTGCCACCTTGCCCATTATTCTGAAGAAAACAAG AAAACAATTGCTGCAAAAGGAGTCATTCGTTGCATCGTGAAGCAGTTCTGCAGAGGTGAGACTGAACCAGAAGGCCTTGTTATCTTGTTGGAGCTCTCAGAAAATGAAGTGTTCGCAGACATGATCGGAAAGACCAAGGACTCCATCCCCTGCTTGGTCTCTCTGCTCCAAAATTCCAATCCTGACATATCTCAGAAAGCCCTGAATGTTCTAGGTAACCTATCCTGCAACATCAATTTTGTCATCAAGATGGCGGAAGCTGGGTACTTCGAACCCTTCCTTGCTTGCTTCCAACAAG GCAATTCAGAGACGAGAGCTAACATGGCCAAAGAACTGACAAGAATGCATCTATGGGAAAGCACTGCAAGACACTTTGACAATGAGCGGTTCATCAGTGCGCTCACAAAGACATTGTACTCAAGCTCTCAAGACTACAAGTTGAAATGTCTCGGTTGCATCAAAAAGCTCTTGGCCTTCCCCAGATTGGTGAGAAAGTTTCTTTCAGACAGGAACACAATCCCAGCACTGCATGGCCTAATACAGTCGACCATTTCCAACCAGCAGTTGAAGCAGGAAGCCATGGAGATCCTCCTCTTGCTTGTGGAAGCCAGCGAGCCAAATGACTACCAGACCAATCCAAGTTTGGAAGAGCTTCACTCCCAGCACAACATCAATGTCTTCCTCCAACTTGCTTCCACTGCCAATACCCAGATAAAGGCTTCCTTCCTTCACCTGCTTCTGCTGATGGCTCAGAAATCAGAGAATGCTCGGCTTCAGATTCGATCTGACCAAAGTGTGATAGCCCATCTCTTCTCCATCCTTGAAGGAGATTCCCGAAGAGAGGTGAGGGTGCAAGTGCTGAAGCTGACATGCAGCATTGCTGAAGGCCATCCTGCTGGAGTTCAACTCCCCCCATCACCCCTAAAAGAGACTGCGATCGCTACTCTTCTGAACATCTTCACCAGTTCTACCAACACTGAGGAGAGATCTGCAGCCGCTGGAATCATTGGCCGGCTTCCATCTGATGACACCACCATCAATGAGATGCTCTGCAAGTCAGAAACCCTGAAGGCCATCCATGAGGTGGTCTGTGCCAATGACAGCAGGTACCAAGGGATGAGCAGGGAATCACCATCACCGTTGGCTACTACATCCAATTGCCTATTGGAGAACACCCTTGCAGTCCTGCTACGCTACACCGAGCCAAACAAGCCAGAGCTCCAGAGGCAAGTATCCAAGCTCAATGTCAGTCCATCTCTCATCCATGTCCTCTCCACAGGCAGCTCTCTCGCCAAGCAGCGGGCGGCCATAGCTCTATACCATCTCTCCCAATCAAGCCATCCAGACACTGCAACCACCACCGCTATGGCGGACCAGGCACAAGGCTTCTTCCTATTATTCCAGTTCAGAAGGCTCCTCCAGCTCAAATCATGGTGTGGTTCCTCCACTGCAGCACTGCATCAGAGCCTCTGCACTGTCCATGGCTCTGCTTGCTCATCTCGGCATGCATTATGCCTTGTCGAGGCTGGTGCAGTGGGGCCACTGGTGCAGACAGTGGTGAGCGAGCTGGCGACCAGTGCCTCAGAAGCTGCACTAGTGGCACTTGATACCTTGCTCAAGGATGATGCTTATCTCTCGTCCGCAGCAGCAGTCATAGTGGAGAACCAGGGCATGACAGCAATTCTAGAGGTGCTGGACAAAGGGCGTCTCTCCACCAAGGAGGTGGCTCTAGACCTCTTCTACAAGATCTTGAGGCATTCAGAAATTGCGAGAGAGCAATCTCTGCGGTCAAGAGGGATCCTCATCAGCCTCCTCAGAGTAGATCAACTGAAGAAAAAAGCAGCTTTGGTTCTCAGCCAGATGGATGCCATTCCACATCAGTCTTCATATTTCTGA
- the LOC105050967 gene encoding U-box domain-containing protein 44 isoform X2 — translation MDMIGFGARDEFLKRLVDDLSLLITEAEDVTIEKESFRRFSKYVDHLRALLQDLRAKRVYDKPEWAASSSVLQKLHSEVRKARDIIKAYNSGSRLQLLLKCKTMLSQLKKSADEIASIIQQLSLAKLDSMLQLKSKADEIIHGMWSVEFKSAAATEAIVSEIEESIAQNSRSQDHTMRLLHQIADAVGAAPNVSLVRSEIALLKQEKEEMEAQKQHAEALQLSQLIHLLYSSEMITSPPPESPTIMSPRNYLINSFTCPLSCKLMEDPVAIVCGHSFERNAILEYFRIGMKVCPTCNNELSSLDVTQNISLRSSIQEWKQRNAKLRLQSAVSSLDSDDHEVLNEALEILLAVMENTSYIAEVSQHGIAARLVDLLKTGEVNTKAALKCICHLAHYSEENKKTIAAKGVIRCIVKQFCRGETEPEGLVILLELSENEVFADMIGKTKDSIPCLVSLLQNSNPDISQKALNVLGNSETRANMAKELTRMHLWESTARHFDNERFISALTKTLYSSSQDYKLKCLGCIKKLLAFPRLVRKFLSDRNTIPALHGLIQSTISNQQLKQEAMEILLLLVEASEPNDYQTNPSLEELHSQHNINVFLQLASTANTQIKASFLHLLLLMAQKSENARLQIRSDQSVIAHLFSILEGDSRREVRVQVLKLTCSIAEGHPAGVQLPPSPLKETAIATLLNIFTSSTNTEERSAAAGIIGRLPSDDTTINEMLCKSETLKAIHEVVCANDSRYQGMSRESPSPLATTSNCLLENTLAVLLRYTEPNKPELQRQVSKLNVSPSLIHVLSTGSSLAKQRAAIALYHLSQSSHPDTATTTAMADQAQGFFLLFQFRRLLQLKSWCGSSTAALHQSLCTVHGSACSSRHALCLVEAGAVGPLVQTVVSELATSASEAALVALDTLLKDDAYLSSAAAVIVENQGMTAILEVLDKGRLSTKEVALDLFYKILRHSEIAREQSLRSRGILISLLRVDQLKKKAALVLSQMDAIPHQSSYF, via the exons ATGGATATGATAGGATTCGGTGCGAGGGATGAGTTCTTGAAGAGACTGGTGGATGATCTATCACTGCTTATTACTGAGGCTGAAGATGTGACAATAGAGAAGGAGAGCTTTCGGAGATTCTCGAAATATGTAGATCATCTGAGGGCTCTTCTCCAAGATCTCCGAGCCAAGAGGGTCTACGACAAGCCCGAGTGGGCAGCCTCAAGTTCTGTGCTACAGAAATTGCATTCTGAAGTCAGGAAAGCCCGGGATATCATCAAGGCTTACAATTCAGGGAGCCGGCTTCAGCTCCTCCTCAAGTGCAAGACCATGCTGTCCCAGCTGAAGAAATCAGCCGACGAGATCGCCAGCATCATTCAGCAGCTCTCCTTGGCCAAACTCGATTCGATGCTACAATTGAAATCCAAGGCTGATGAGATCATTCACGGCATGTGGTCAGTCGAATTCAAATCGGCGGCAGCAACTGAGGCCATAGTCTCTGAGATTGAGGAATCCATTGCACAGAATAGCAGGAGCCAAGACCATACGATGAGGCTTTTACATCAGATTGCAGATGCTGTTGGTGCTGCACCAAATGTCTCCCTTGTAAGAAGCGAAATTGCGCTGCTGAAGCAGGAAAAGGAAGAGATGGAAGCTCAAAAGCAGCACGCTGAAGCACTCCAGCTATCACAGCTGATACATCTCTTGTACAGCTCGGAGATGATCACGAGCCCACCACCAGAAAGCCCCACCATCATGAGCCCACGGAACTACCTGATCAATTCCTTCACATGCCCCCTCAGCTGCAAGCTCATGGAAGACCCGGTCGCCATTGTTTGTGGGCATAGCTTTGAGAGGAACGCCATTCTCGAATACTTCCGAATCGGAATGAAGGTGTGCCCAACCTGCAATAACGAGCTCTCTTCTCTGGATGTAACCCAGAACATCTCGCTGCGCAGTTCGATTCAAGAATGGAAGCAGAGAAATGCCAAGCTCAGGCTACAGAGTGCAGTATCCAGCTTAGACTCAGATGATCATGAAGTGTTGAACGAAGCACTTGAGATTCTACTCGCCGTAATGGAGAACACCAGTTACATAGCTGAAGTTTCACAACATGGTATTGCTGCAAGGCTGGTGGATTTACTGAAAACTGGTGAAGTGAACACCAAGGCAGCTCTCAAGTGCATCTGCCACCTTGCCCATTATTCTGAAGAAAACAAG AAAACAATTGCTGCAAAAGGAGTCATTCGTTGCATCGTGAAGCAGTTCTGCAGAGGTGAGACTGAACCAGAAGGCCTTGTTATCTTGTTGGAGCTCTCAGAAAATGAAGTGTTCGCAGACATGATCGGAAAGACCAAGGACTCCATCCCCTGCTTGGTCTCTCTGCTCCAAAATTCCAATCCTGACATATCTCAGAAAGCCCTGAATGTTCTAG GCAATTCAGAGACGAGAGCTAACATGGCCAAAGAACTGACAAGAATGCATCTATGGGAAAGCACTGCAAGACACTTTGACAATGAGCGGTTCATCAGTGCGCTCACAAAGACATTGTACTCAAGCTCTCAAGACTACAAGTTGAAATGTCTCGGTTGCATCAAAAAGCTCTTGGCCTTCCCCAGATTGGTGAGAAAGTTTCTTTCAGACAGGAACACAATCCCAGCACTGCATGGCCTAATACAGTCGACCATTTCCAACCAGCAGTTGAAGCAGGAAGCCATGGAGATCCTCCTCTTGCTTGTGGAAGCCAGCGAGCCAAATGACTACCAGACCAATCCAAGTTTGGAAGAGCTTCACTCCCAGCACAACATCAATGTCTTCCTCCAACTTGCTTCCACTGCCAATACCCAGATAAAGGCTTCCTTCCTTCACCTGCTTCTGCTGATGGCTCAGAAATCAGAGAATGCTCGGCTTCAGATTCGATCTGACCAAAGTGTGATAGCCCATCTCTTCTCCATCCTTGAAGGAGATTCCCGAAGAGAGGTGAGGGTGCAAGTGCTGAAGCTGACATGCAGCATTGCTGAAGGCCATCCTGCTGGAGTTCAACTCCCCCCATCACCCCTAAAAGAGACTGCGATCGCTACTCTTCTGAACATCTTCACCAGTTCTACCAACACTGAGGAGAGATCTGCAGCCGCTGGAATCATTGGCCGGCTTCCATCTGATGACACCACCATCAATGAGATGCTCTGCAAGTCAGAAACCCTGAAGGCCATCCATGAGGTGGTCTGTGCCAATGACAGCAGGTACCAAGGGATGAGCAGGGAATCACCATCACCGTTGGCTACTACATCCAATTGCCTATTGGAGAACACCCTTGCAGTCCTGCTACGCTACACCGAGCCAAACAAGCCAGAGCTCCAGAGGCAAGTATCCAAGCTCAATGTCAGTCCATCTCTCATCCATGTCCTCTCCACAGGCAGCTCTCTCGCCAAGCAGCGGGCGGCCATAGCTCTATACCATCTCTCCCAATCAAGCCATCCAGACACTGCAACCACCACCGCTATGGCGGACCAGGCACAAGGCTTCTTCCTATTATTCCAGTTCAGAAGGCTCCTCCAGCTCAAATCATGGTGTGGTTCCTCCACTGCAGCACTGCATCAGAGCCTCTGCACTGTCCATGGCTCTGCTTGCTCATCTCGGCATGCATTATGCCTTGTCGAGGCTGGTGCAGTGGGGCCACTGGTGCAGACAGTGGTGAGCGAGCTGGCGACCAGTGCCTCAGAAGCTGCACTAGTGGCACTTGATACCTTGCTCAAGGATGATGCTTATCTCTCGTCCGCAGCAGCAGTCATAGTGGAGAACCAGGGCATGACAGCAATTCTAGAGGTGCTGGACAAAGGGCGTCTCTCCACCAAGGAGGTGGCTCTAGACCTCTTCTACAAGATCTTGAGGCATTCAGAAATTGCGAGAGAGCAATCTCTGCGGTCAAGAGGGATCCTCATCAGCCTCCTCAGAGTAGATCAACTGAAGAAAAAAGCAGCTTTGGTTCTCAGCCAGATGGATGCCATTCCACATCAGTCTTCATATTTCTGA